In Dryobates pubescens isolate bDryPub1 chromosome 6, bDryPub1.pri, whole genome shotgun sequence, a genomic segment contains:
- the FOSL2 gene encoding fos-related antigen 2, with protein MYQDYPGNFDTSSRGSSGSPGHPENYSSGAAQQKFRVDMPGSGSAFIPTINAITTSQDLQWMVQPTVITSMSSPYSRSHPYSHPLPPLSSVAGHTALQRPGVIKTIGTTVGRRRRDEQLSPEEEEKRRIRRERNKLAAAKCRNRRRELTEKLQAETEVLEEEKSVLQKEIAELQKEKEKLEFMLVAHSPVCKISPEERRSPPSSSLQSVRTGASGAVVVKQEPVEEEIPSSSLVLDKAQRSVIKPISIAGGFYGEEALNTPIVVTSTPAITPGSSNLVFTYPNVLDQESPLSPSESCSKAHRRSSSSGDQSSDSLNSPTLLAL; from the exons ATGTACCAGGACTACCCCGGGAACTTCGACACCTCCTCCAGAGGCAGCAGCGGCTCCCCGGGACATCCCGAGAACTACTCCAGCGGCGCAGCCCAGCAG AAATTTCGAGTAGATATGCCAGGATCAGGCAGTGCTTTTATCCCTACAATCAACGCCATCACAACCAGCCAAGACCTGCAGTGGATGGTCCAGCCCACTGTCATCACCTCCATGTCAAGCCCTTACTCTCGCTCGCACCCATACAGCCATCCACTGCCGCCACTGTCTTCGGTAGCCGGACACACAGCCCTCCAGCGACCCGGTGTGATCAAAACTATCGGGACCACAGTGGGCCGGAGACGAAGAGATGAGCAG CTGTCGcctgaggaagaagagaagcgAAGGATCCGGAGAGAGAGGAACAAGCTGGCAGCTGCTAAGTGTCGTAACAGGCGTCGGGAGCTAACAGAGAAACTCCAGGCG GAAACTGAAGTGTTGGAGGAGGAGAAGTCAGTGCTGCAAAAGGAGATTGCTGAGCtccagaaggagaaggagaagctggagtTTATGCTGGTGGCTCACAGCCCTGTGTGCAAAATCAGCCCTGAGGAGCGTCGGAGCCCACCatccagcagcctccagagTGTTAGGACTGGAGCAAGTGGAGCGGTGGTTGTGAAACAGGAGCCTGTGGAGGAAGAGATCCCATCTTCTTCTTTGGTCCTTGACAAAGCCCAGAGGTCTGTCATTAAGCCCATCAGCATTGCTGGAGGCTTTTATGGGGAGGAGGCACTCAACACTCCCATTGTGGTGACCTCAACACCAGCCATCACTCCTGGGTCCTCCAACTTGGTGTTCACCTACCCTAATGTGTTGGATCAGGagtctcctctctctccatctgagtcctgctccaaagctcaccggaggagcagcagcagcggtgaCCAGTCCTCAGATTCCTTGAACTCTCCCACCTTGCTGGCATTGTAA